The Medicago truncatula cultivar Jemalong A17 chromosome 4, MtrunA17r5.0-ANR, whole genome shotgun sequence genome includes a region encoding these proteins:
- the LOC11426139 gene encoding bifunctional riboflavin biosynthesis protein RIBA 1, chloroplastic, which translates to MASSLNLSTPSLSRPRACKNFKLLNGFNSLSPSMINVRGSDFAFVRLSSKFPSCRNAALTSGGGDLKNEDLVGVESAQPNAVALGTLGADTTLTGSGFSDDNDDFDSDSPTKGFASIPEAIEDIRNGKMVVVVDDEDRENEGDLIMAAQLATPEAMAFIVKHGTGIVCISMKEEDLERLELPLMVNSRDNDEKLRTAFTVTVDAKYGTTTGVSAQDRATTVLALASKDSKPSDFNRPGHIFPLKYKEGGILKRAGHTEASVDLAVLAGLDPVAVLCEVVDDDGSMARLPKLRQFAERENLKIISIADLIRYRRKRDKLVERAGAALIPTMWGPFEANCYRSLLDGMEHIAMVKGDIGDGCDVLVRVHSECLTGDIFGSARCDCGNQLALAMQQIEAAGRGVLVYLRGHEGRGIGLGHKLRAYNLQDEGRDTVEANEELGLPVDSREYGIGAQILRDLGVRSMKLMTNNPAKYVGLKGYGLSISGRIPLLSLITNENRRYLETKRVKMGHMYGLEFNSKLNGNASSVDDSNTAPGT; encoded by the exons ATGGCTTCTTCTCTCAATCTCTCCACACCCTCTCTCTCGCGTCCACG GGCatgcaaaaatttcaaattgctCAATGGGTTTAACAGTTTAAGTCCGTCGATGATTAATGTGCGTGGCTCAGATTTTGCATTTGTTCGGCTGAGCTCAAAATTCCCTTCTTGTCGCAATGCTGCATTGACCTCTGGAGGAGGAGACCTAAAAAATGAAGATCTGGTTGGCGTTGAATCAGCACAACCTAATGCAGTAGCGCTTGGAACATTGGGAGCAGATACAACTCTAACAGGCAGTGGTTTTTCTGATGATAACGATGACTTTGATTCGGACAGTCCAACAAAAGGTTTTGCTTCCATACCAGAGGCCATCGAAGATATCCGGAATGGAAAG ATGGTAGTGGTTGTAGATGACGAGGACAGAGAAAATGAAGGAGATCTAATAATGGCAGCACAGTTGGCAACACCTGAGGCTATGGCTTTTATTGTGAAGCATGGAACTGGCATAGTTTGTATAAGCATGAAAGAGGAAGACCTGGAGAGATTAGAGCTTCCTTTGATGGTCAACAGTCGGGATAATGATGAGAAACTCCGTACAGCATTCACTGTGACAGTG GATGCCAAATATGGTACCACCACAGGTGTGTCGGCTCAGGATAGGGCAACCACAGTTTTGGCCCTTGCATCCAAAGATTCAAAACCAAGTGATTTCAATCGCCCAGGCCATATTTTCCCGCTAAAATACAAGGAAGGTGGTATATTGAAGAGAGCTGGACATACAGAAGCTTCAGTTGATCTTGCAGTACTTGCTGGTTTGGATCCTGTGGCAGTTCTGTGTGAGGTTGTGGATGATGATGGTTCCATGGCTAGATTACCTAAGCTTCGCCAGTTTGCAGAGcgtgaaaatttgaaaattatatctATTGCTGACTTAATAAG GTATAGAAGGAAGAGAGATAAACTAGTGGAACGTGCTGGTGCTGCACTAATACCAACAATGTGGGGGCCATTTGAAGCTAACTGTTATAGGTCACTTTTAGATGGGATGGAGCATATTGCGATGGTAAAG GGTGACATTGGGGATGGATGTGATGTTCTTGTGAGGGTACACTCAGAGTGTCTCACAGGAGACATATTTGGATCTGCCAGGTGTGACTGCGGAAATCAGTTGGCTCTTGCAATGCAACAGATTGAGGCTGCTGGTAGAGGTGTGTTGGTATACCTTCGTGGACATGAAGGAAGGGGTATTGGATTGGGCCACAAGCTTCGTGCGTATAACCTACAGGATGAGGGAAGGGATACTGTAGAAGCCAATGAGGAGTTGGGATTGCCTGTTGACTCAAGGGAGTATGGAATTGGTGCACAg ATATTGAGGGACTTGGGTGTTCGTTCTATGAAGCTGATGACAAACAATCCAGCAAAATATGTTGGGCTCAAAGGTTATGGTTTGTCGATTTCCGGTAGGATCCCATTGTTATCACTTATCACAAACGAAAACAGGAGATACTTGGAAACCAAACGTGTGAAAATGGGTCACATGTATGGCTTGGAATTTAACAGCAAATTGAATGGTAATGCCAGTAGTGTTGATGATTCCAATACTGCTCCTGGCACATAA
- the LOC11409288 gene encoding LMBR1 domain-containing protein 2 homolog A: MRVFYMFSLPMTIGMVIFTLRYFSGPDVPKYVLFTVAYAWFCSISIIILVPADIWTTLNDAVNVTISFLWSLSYWSTFLLTWAVVPLLQGYEDAGDFTVKARLRTSLHGNLVFYLSLGSVALFGLILLITLNKFWSGSVRGFAMACSNTFGLVTGAFLLGFGMSEIPKGIWLNADWAIQQKFLSHKVAKMAVKLDDAHQDFSNAIVITQATSKQMSKRDSLRPYMNIIDKMLVQMLNEDPSFKPQGGRLGESDMDYDTDEKSMASLRRRLRRAREQYYRYRSEYTKFVLEALELEDTVKNYDRRDSTGWRYISCLRPERIGKVGAVLDTIEFLWRCILRKQLEKSLAVILGFMSFAILLAEATILPSGVDLSLFSILVHAAGHTEVLVQLAAFVPLMYMCVCTYYSLFKMGMFMFYSLTPRQTSSVSLLMICSMVARYAAPISYNFLNLINIGGDRKTVFEKKMGNIDDAVPFFGKGFNKIYPLIMVIYTSLIAGNFFNRVINYCGNWKIFKFSDDAEDMDGFDPSGVIILQKERSLLQQGHKVGELVFPLARSFSMSMDVESVNNRAKALDESVASEDKTTIMVETKNEEADMSRKIGGRKYSALRTNLNEEGSSKDFTLEINSSSLTNDSHPDTSSAPSSVITSKWESMMHGFKNLKSNIDSNKFLPLSNNNTYTSSLNSTSSFESLDDIFERLKRPPSEHKDSGGE, from the exons atGAGGGTGTTCTATATGTTTTCGTTACCAATGACAATTGGCATGGTGATTTTTACATTGAGATATTTCTCTGGACCTGATGTGCCGAAATATGTGTTATTCACCGTTGCTTATGCTTGGTTCTGCTCCATCTCCATCATCATCCTTGTCCCTGCTGACATATGGACG ACGCTAAACGATGCTGTAAATGTAACAATTTCCTTCTTGTGGAGTTTATCATATTGGAGTACCTTCTTACTTACATG GGCTGTGGTTCCCCTTCTTCAGGGTTATGAAGATGCTGGAGACTTTACAGTGAAAGCAAGATTAAGGACAAGCTTACATGGAAACCTTGTTTTCTATCTGTCTCTTGGTTCTGTGGCTCTTTTTGGATTGATATTACTAATAACTCTGAATAAATTTTG GAGTGGTAGTGTTAGGGGTTTTGCCATGGCTTGTTCTAACACATTTGGACTTGTTACTGGTGCATTTCTACTTGGATTTGGTATGAGTGAGATTCCAAAAGGCATTTGGTTAAATGCAGATTGGGCCATTCAGCAAAAATTTCTTTCCCACAAAGTTGCAAAAATGGCTGTCAAATTAGATGATGCTCATCAAGATTTCTCAAATGCTATTGTT ATCACACAGGCAACATCAAAGCAAATGTCCAAGCGGGATTCTTTGAGACCCTACATGAATATTATTGACAAAATGTTAGTTCAAATG TTGAACGAAGACCCTTCCTTCAAACCACAGGGTGGGAGACTAGGAGAAAGTGACATGGATTATGATACAGATGAAAAATCAATGGCATCACTAAGACGTCGTCTTAGAAGAGCTCGTGAGCAGTATTATCGGTACAGAAG CGAATATACAAAATTTGTCCTAGAAGCCCTCGAGCTGGAAGATACCGTAAAGAACTATGATCGTCGTGATTCTACAGGATG GAGATATATTTCATGCTTGAGGCCTGAACGAATAGGCAAAGTAGGTGCAGTTTTGGATACAATTG AGTTTCTATGGCGATGTATATTAAGGAAACAACTTGAGAAATCATTGGCTGTTATATTGGGCTTCATGTCATTTGCTATTCTATTAGCAGAGGCTACCATACTACCCAGTGGAGTTGACTTGTCTCTTTTCTCTATCCTAGTACATGCTGCAGGACACACAGAAGTGCTTGTACAG TTAGCTGCTTTCGTCCCTTTGatgtatatgtgtgtttgtACATATTATTCCTTGTTTAAAATGGGAATGTTCATGTTTTACTCATTGACACCAAGACAAACAAGCTCCGTAAGCTTGCTTATGATATGCTC GATGGTGGCAAGATATGCTGCACCTATTTCATACAACTTTCTCAATCTCATCAATATTGGCGGGGATAGAAAAACCGTTTTTGAAAAA AAAATGGGAAACATTGATGATGCTGTTCCCTTTTTCGGGAAAGGATTCAACAAAATTTACCCTCTTATCATGGTTATATACACTTCACTAATAGCAGGCAATTTCTTTAACCGGGTCATCAACTATTGCGGGAATTGGAAAATATTCAAGTTTAGTGATGATGCAGAAGATATGGATGGATTTGATCCATCTGGAGTAataattttgcagaaag AGCGCTCTCTTCTTCAGCAAGGGCACAAAGTTGGCGAACTTGTTTTCCCTTTAGCCAGAAGTTTCAGCATGAGTATGGATGTTGAGTCTGTCAACAACAGGGCCAAG GCTCTGGATGAGAGTGTCGCAAGCGAAGATAAAACAACTATCATGGTAGAGACCAAAAATGAAGAAGCTGACATGAGCAGAAAAATTGGTGGCAGAAAGTATTCAGCCTTAAGGACAAACCTGAATGAAGAGGGGTCAAGTAAAGATTTCACCCTAGAAATAAATTCTTCCTCTTTAACAAATGATTCTCATCCGGACACGAGTTCAGCACCATCTTCTGTGATAACCTCAAAATGGGAATCAATGATGCATggatttaaaaatttaaaatctaaCATTGACTCCAATAAATTCCTTCCActtagtaataataatacttaTACATCATCTCTAAACTCAACCTCTTCATTTGAATCTCTTGATGATATATTTGAGAGATTGAAACGTCCACCATCAGAACACAAAGATTCTGGTGGTGAATAA
- the LOC11410823 gene encoding 2-carboxy-1,4-naphthoquinone phytyltransferase, chloroplastic isoform X3 codes for MAATCCNLTHASPFLNHQLFYFQRYHLVSKRSKCNTSMEKVLHRRFQVQRRDHHYIHVRYAGGAELSSSSSSSIEKNVGEEIQEDISMETLIWRAIKLPIYSVALVPLTVGSAAAYLQTGIFSAKCYFVLLASSILVITWLNLSNDVYDFDTGVDKNKKESVVNLVGSRTGIFIVAYLCLALGFVGLTWAAVEAGNIRSVLFLTCAIFCGYIYQCPPFRLSYQGLGEPLCFAAFGPFATAAFYLVQGSASSVTNHFPLSGTVLSASVLVGFTTSLILFCSHFHQVDGDEEVGKLSPLVRLGTERGAEVVKAAVLSLYALLVAFGLSKALPLTCIDKDKIFMAKYFCVRLHALFGAALAFGLVLARMVNSKLLLQ; via the exons ATGGCTGCCACGTGCTGTAACCTCACACATGCTTCTCCTTTCCTTAATCATCAACTCTTCTACTTCCAAAG GTACCATTTAGTTTCCAAAAGATCAAAATGTAATACCAGTATGGAAAAAGTTTTACATAGGAGATTTCAAGTTCAAAGAAGGGATCATCACTACATACATGTGCGTTATGCTGGAGGAGCTGAATTATCCTCTTCTTCTAGTTCCAGCATTGAAAAAAATGTTGGAGAGGAAATTCAAGAGGATATTTCAATGGAAACATTGATTTGGAGGGCTATCAAGTTGCCTATTTACTCTGTTGCTTTGGTCCCTCTCACT GTAGGTAGTGCAGCAGCTTATTTACAGACAGGCATCTTCTCAGCTAAATGCTATTTTGTTCTATTGGCTTCTTCAATCCTTGTTATTACCTGGCTCAACTTAAG caatgatgtttatgattttgaCACTGGAGTTGACAAGAACAAAAAGGAATCAGTTGTAAACCTGGTTGGAAG CCGTACAGGAATCTTTATTGTTGCCTACTTATGCCTTGCTCTTGGCTTCGTCGGGCTGACTTGGGCTGCTGTTGAGGCCGGAAACATTCGTTCAGTGTTATTTCTTACTTGCGCAATTTTTTGTGGCTATATATATCAG TGTCCACCATTTCGGTTAAGCTATCAGGGACTGGGAGAGCCTTTGTGTTTTGCAGCATTTGGTCCTTTTGCCACTGCTGCTTTTTATTTAGTACAAGGCAGTGCAAG TAGTGTGACGAACCATTTCCCCTTGAGTGGAACAGTTCTTTCAGCATCAGTCCTCGTTGGCTTTACAACATCTCTTATCCTTTTTTGCAGTCATTTTCATCAG GTAGATGGAGACGAAGAAGTTGGAAAATTATCGCCTTTG GTTAGACTTGGCACTGAAAGAGGTGCAGAGGTAGTGAAAGCAGCAGTCTTGTCGCTCTATGCTCTTTTGGTTGCTTTTGGTCTAAGCAAGGCACTTCCTCTCACTTGTATT GACAAAGATAAGATTTTCATGGCCAAGTACTTTTGTGTGAGGTTGCATGCTTTATTTGGTGCTGCACTGGCTTTTGGATTGGTATTGGCAAGAATGGTTAATTCAAAGCTACTACTGCAATGA
- the LOC11410823 gene encoding 2-carboxy-1,4-naphthoquinone phytyltransferase, chloroplastic isoform X1, which translates to MAATCCNLTHASPFLNHQLFYFQRYHLVSKRSKCNTSMEKVLHRRFQVQRRDHHYIHVRYAGGAELSSSSSSSIEKNVGEEIQEDISMETLIWRAIKLPIYSVALVPLTVGSAAAYLQTGIFSAKCYFVLLASSILVITWLNLSNDVYDFDTGVDKNKKESVVNLVGSRTGIFIVAYLCLALGFVGLTWAAVEAGNIRSVLFLTCAIFCGYIYQCPPFRLSYQGLGEPLCFAAFGPFATAAFYLVQGSASSVTNHFPLSGTVLSASVLVGFTTSLILFCSHFHQVDGDEEVGKLSPLVRLGTERGAEVVKAAVLSLYALLVAFGLSKALPLTCIFLCALTLPIGNLVIKFVQDNHKDKDKIFMAKYFCVRLHALFGAALAFGLVLARMVNSKLLLQ; encoded by the exons ATGGCTGCCACGTGCTGTAACCTCACACATGCTTCTCCTTTCCTTAATCATCAACTCTTCTACTTCCAAAG GTACCATTTAGTTTCCAAAAGATCAAAATGTAATACCAGTATGGAAAAAGTTTTACATAGGAGATTTCAAGTTCAAAGAAGGGATCATCACTACATACATGTGCGTTATGCTGGAGGAGCTGAATTATCCTCTTCTTCTAGTTCCAGCATTGAAAAAAATGTTGGAGAGGAAATTCAAGAGGATATTTCAATGGAAACATTGATTTGGAGGGCTATCAAGTTGCCTATTTACTCTGTTGCTTTGGTCCCTCTCACT GTAGGTAGTGCAGCAGCTTATTTACAGACAGGCATCTTCTCAGCTAAATGCTATTTTGTTCTATTGGCTTCTTCAATCCTTGTTATTACCTGGCTCAACTTAAG caatgatgtttatgattttgaCACTGGAGTTGACAAGAACAAAAAGGAATCAGTTGTAAACCTGGTTGGAAG CCGTACAGGAATCTTTATTGTTGCCTACTTATGCCTTGCTCTTGGCTTCGTCGGGCTGACTTGGGCTGCTGTTGAGGCCGGAAACATTCGTTCAGTGTTATTTCTTACTTGCGCAATTTTTTGTGGCTATATATATCAG TGTCCACCATTTCGGTTAAGCTATCAGGGACTGGGAGAGCCTTTGTGTTTTGCAGCATTTGGTCCTTTTGCCACTGCTGCTTTTTATTTAGTACAAGGCAGTGCAAG TAGTGTGACGAACCATTTCCCCTTGAGTGGAACAGTTCTTTCAGCATCAGTCCTCGTTGGCTTTACAACATCTCTTATCCTTTTTTGCAGTCATTTTCATCAG GTAGATGGAGACGAAGAAGTTGGAAAATTATCGCCTTTG GTTAGACTTGGCACTGAAAGAGGTGCAGAGGTAGTGAAAGCAGCAGTCTTGTCGCTCTATGCTCTTTTGGTTGCTTTTGGTCTAAGCAAGGCACTTCCTCTCACTTGTATT TTCCTTTGTGCATTGACATTACCGATTGGAAACCTGGTAATTAAATTTGTCCAAGACAATCACAAG GACAAAGATAAGATTTTCATGGCCAAGTACTTTTGTGTGAGGTTGCATGCTTTATTTGGTGCTGCACTGGCTTTTGGATTGGTATTGGCAAGAATGGTTAATTCAAAGCTACTACTGCAATGA
- the LOC11410823 gene encoding 2-carboxy-1,4-naphthoquinone phytyltransferase, chloroplastic isoform X2 produces the protein MAATCCNLTHASPFLNHQLFYFQRYHLVSKRSKCNTSMEKVLHRRFQVQRRDHHYIHVRYAGGAELSSSSSSSIEKNVGEEIQEDISMETLIWRAIKLPIYSVALVPLTVGSAAAYLQTGIFSAKCYFVLLASSILVITWLNLSNDVYDFDTGVDKNKKESVVNLVGSRTGIFIVAYLCLALGFVGLTWAAVEAGNIRSVLFLTCAIFCGYIYQCPPFRLSYQGLGEPLCFAAFGPFATAAFYLVQGSASVTNHFPLSGTVLSASVLVGFTTSLILFCSHFHQVDGDEEVGKLSPLVRLGTERGAEVVKAAVLSLYALLVAFGLSKALPLTCIFLCALTLPIGNLVIKFVQDNHKDKDKIFMAKYFCVRLHALFGAALAFGLVLARMVNSKLLLQ, from the exons ATGGCTGCCACGTGCTGTAACCTCACACATGCTTCTCCTTTCCTTAATCATCAACTCTTCTACTTCCAAAG GTACCATTTAGTTTCCAAAAGATCAAAATGTAATACCAGTATGGAAAAAGTTTTACATAGGAGATTTCAAGTTCAAAGAAGGGATCATCACTACATACATGTGCGTTATGCTGGAGGAGCTGAATTATCCTCTTCTTCTAGTTCCAGCATTGAAAAAAATGTTGGAGAGGAAATTCAAGAGGATATTTCAATGGAAACATTGATTTGGAGGGCTATCAAGTTGCCTATTTACTCTGTTGCTTTGGTCCCTCTCACT GTAGGTAGTGCAGCAGCTTATTTACAGACAGGCATCTTCTCAGCTAAATGCTATTTTGTTCTATTGGCTTCTTCAATCCTTGTTATTACCTGGCTCAACTTAAG caatgatgtttatgattttgaCACTGGAGTTGACAAGAACAAAAAGGAATCAGTTGTAAACCTGGTTGGAAG CCGTACAGGAATCTTTATTGTTGCCTACTTATGCCTTGCTCTTGGCTTCGTCGGGCTGACTTGGGCTGCTGTTGAGGCCGGAAACATTCGTTCAGTGTTATTTCTTACTTGCGCAATTTTTTGTGGCTATATATATCAG TGTCCACCATTTCGGTTAAGCTATCAGGGACTGGGAGAGCCTTTGTGTTTTGCAGCATTTGGTCCTTTTGCCACTGCTGCTTTTTATTTAGTACAAGGCAGTGCAAG TGTGACGAACCATTTCCCCTTGAGTGGAACAGTTCTTTCAGCATCAGTCCTCGTTGGCTTTACAACATCTCTTATCCTTTTTTGCAGTCATTTTCATCAG GTAGATGGAGACGAAGAAGTTGGAAAATTATCGCCTTTG GTTAGACTTGGCACTGAAAGAGGTGCAGAGGTAGTGAAAGCAGCAGTCTTGTCGCTCTATGCTCTTTTGGTTGCTTTTGGTCTAAGCAAGGCACTTCCTCTCACTTGTATT TTCCTTTGTGCATTGACATTACCGATTGGAAACCTGGTAATTAAATTTGTCCAAGACAATCACAAG GACAAAGATAAGATTTTCATGGCCAAGTACTTTTGTGTGAGGTTGCATGCTTTATTTGGTGCTGCACTGGCTTTTGGATTGGTATTGGCAAGAATGGTTAATTCAAAGCTACTACTGCAATGA